In Ovis aries strain OAR_USU_Benz2616 breed Rambouillet chromosome 8, ARS-UI_Ramb_v3.0, whole genome shotgun sequence, a single window of DNA contains:
- the OLIG3 gene encoding oligodendrocyte transcription factor 3 yields MNSDSSSVSSRASSPDMDEMYLRDHHHRHHHHQESRLNSVSSTQGDMVQKMPGESLSRAGAKAAGESSKYKIKKQLSEQDLQQLRLKINGRERKRMHDLNLAMDGLREVMPYAHGPSVRKLSKIATLLLARNYILMLTSSLEEMKRLVGEIYGGHHSAFHCGTVGHSAGHPAHAANAVHPAHPILGGALSSGNASSPLSAASLPAIGTIRPPHSLLKAPSTPPALQLGSGFQHWAGLPCPCTICQMPPPPHLSALSTANMARLSAESKDLLK; encoded by the coding sequence ATGAATTCTGATTCAAGCTCTGTCTCCAGCAGAGCTTCATCTCCGGACATGGATGAGATGTATCTGAGGgaccaccaccaccgccatcaccaccaccaggagAGCCGCCTCAACTCGGTCTCGTCCACGCAGGGCGACATGGTGCAGAAGATGCCAGGGGAAAGCCTCTCGCGAGCCGGCGCCAAGGCCGCGGGCGAGAGCAGCAAGTACAAAATCAAGAAGCAGCTGTCGGAGCAGGACCTCCAGCAGTTGAGACTGAAGATCAACGGACGCGAGCGCAAGCGGATGCACGACCTGAACCTAGCTATGGACGGGCTGCGCGAGGTCATGCCATACGCACACGGGCCCTCGGTGCGCAAACTCTCCAAGATCGCCACTCTCCTACTGGCCAGAAACTACATCCTCATGCTCACCAGCTCCTTGGAGGAGATGAAGAGGTTGGTTGGTGAGATCTACGGAGGCCACCACTCGGCCTTCCACTGCGGGACCGTGGGCCACTCGGCCGGCCACCCAGCGCACGCCGCCAACGCAGTGCACCCGGCGCATCCCATCCTGGGCGGCGCGCTCTCCTCTGGCAACGCCTCGTCCCCTCTGTCCGCTGCCTCGCTGCCCGCCATCGGCACCATCCGGCCTCCCCACTCGCTGCTCAAGGCGCCGTCCACGCCTCCGGCGCTGCAGCTGGGCAGCGGCTTCCAGCACTGGGCCGGGCTGCCCTGCCCCTGCACCATCTGCCAgatgccgccgccgccgcacctGTCCGCTCTGTCCACCGCCAACATGGCCAGGCTGTCTGCCGAGTCCAAGGACTTGCTCAAGTGA